From the genome of Papaver somniferum cultivar HN1 chromosome 2, ASM357369v1, whole genome shotgun sequence, one region includes:
- the LOC113351853 gene encoding uncharacterized protein LOC113351853: protein MGIKIDMAKTFDRVDWDFLLAIMKKIGFNRCSLIHQCISTTTSAVFVNGSPDKFFKPYRGLRQGDPLSPYLLFFLCMGALSRTLSNAEDLGLITGIKICKTAPSINHLLFADDCMVFCKSNKMESQNLMDIFHIFSKTSVQLINFNKYGIFFSNNTDPNLSNIISNNMGVQVLNLHDKYLGSPLFTHRSKILSFRPGGDKLNQRWISWKNIPLNPASRHVLISYVTSTTSIYQMDCFKLPKQTRKDLNKLQRDFFWGKSLKNPKGYYPKVWTAVCKPKDMGGLGFKNMELFNSAMITKIGWRLERDKDSLWYQLMDAKHLIGRNVLNMDTKSKDDDSWIWKDILEGINNIQQYSSWRIGNEKKIRFWEDIWIP from the coding sequence ATGGGTATCAAAATTGATATGGCTAAAACTTTTGACAGGGTTGACTGGGATTTCCTATTAGCTATTATGAAGAAAATTGGGTTTAACAGGTGTAGTTTAATTCACCAATGTATATCTACCACTACTTCTGCTGTGTTTGTCAATGGGTCTCCTGACAAATTCTTTAAACCATATAGAGGTCTAAGACAAGGTGACCCATTGTCACCTTatctcttattcttcttatgCATGGGAGCTCTCTCAAGAACCCTGTCCAATGCTGAGGATTTGGGATTAATCACTGGAATAAAAATATGCAAGACTGCACCATCTATAAACCATCTCttgtttgcagatgactgcatggTTTTCTGCAAATCCAATAAGATGGAGAGCCAAAATCTTATGGATATTTTCCACATATTCAGTAAAACTTCTGTCCAGCTAATTAACTTCAATAAGTATGGGATTTTCTTCAGCAACAACACTGACCCCAATCTAAGCAACATTATCAGCAACAACATGGGAGTCCAAGTTCTTAACCTTCATGATAAATATCTTGGCTCTCCTCTGTTTACTCACAGAAGCAAGATTCTCTCCTTTAGGCCTGGAGGGGACAAACTGAATCAAAGATGGATCAGCTGGAAGAATATCCCATTGAATCCTGCTAGCAGACATGTCCTCATCAGCTATGTCACCTCCACCACCAGCATATACCAGATGGATTGCTTTAAACTCCCAAAGCAAACTCGCAAAGATCTTAACAAGCTGCAAAGAGACTTCTTCTGGGGTAAAAGTTTAAAAAACCCAAAAGGGTATTATCCAAAGGTCTGGACAGCTGTTTGCAAACCCAAAGATATGGGAGGTTTAGGTTTCAAGAATATGGAACTCTTTAATAGTGccatgataacaaaaataggTTGGAGACTGGAAAGGGACAAAGACTCTCTCTGGTACCAACTTATGGATGCTAAGCATCTCATTGGTAGAAATGTCCTTAATATGGACACTAAATCAAAGGATGATGACTCATGGATTTGGAAAGACATTCTAGAAGGCATAAATAATATCCAACAGTACAGTTCCTGGAGAATTGGCaatgaaaagaaaattagatTTTGGGAGGATATTTGGATTCCTTAA